From a single Fusobacterium pseudoperiodonticum genomic region:
- the recG gene encoding ATP-dependent DNA helicase RecG, with amino-acid sequence MIEAYKKMYTKLEDLPSKYITAKQVVNLKSLGIDTIYDLIYYFPRAYDNRSNVKNIGDLTFNEYVVVKASVMSVLNMPNRSGKKIVKAMITDGTGIMEVLWFGMPYISKSLKVGEEYIFIGQTKKSNLFQFINPEYKLYKGQEKETAKEILPIYSSNKSITQNNLRKIIKKFLENFLKYFEENIPNDLVKGYKEIFERTQAIKNIHFPESVQAIEAANLRFATEELLILELGILKNRFIVDSLNTKKYEIEGKKEKVKKFLELLPFELTRAQKKVIKEIYDEISDGKIVNRLVQGDVGSGKTAVATVMLIYMAENGYQGALMAPTEILANQHYLGMKERLEKIGLRVGLLTSSIKGKKKTEILEAIANGDIDIVIGTHSLIEDNVVFKKLGLIVIDEQHRFGVNQRNKLREKGFLGNLLVMTATPIPRSLALSIYGDLDLSIIDELPPGRTPIKTKWIANDKDLSIMYDFIYKKVNSGNQAYFVAPLIETSDKMALKSVDKVSEEIERRFSDKKIGIIHGKMKAKEKDEVMLKFKNKEYDILIATTVIEVGIDVPASTIMTIYNAERFGLSALHQLRGRVGRGSKQSYCFLISDSTTENSKQRLSIMEKTEDGFIIAEEDLKLRNSGEIFGLRQSGFSDLKFIDIIYDSKTIKDVRDLCIAYLKKNKGKIKNEFLKYDIERKFSDLQSGN; translated from the coding sequence ATGATAGAAGCTTATAAAAAGATGTATACTAAGTTGGAAGATCTTCCTAGTAAATATATAACAGCAAAGCAAGTAGTAAATCTAAAATCTTTAGGTATAGATACAATTTATGATTTAATCTATTATTTTCCTAGAGCATACGATAATAGAAGTAATGTTAAAAATATTGGAGATTTAACTTTTAATGAATATGTAGTTGTTAAGGCTAGTGTTATGTCTGTTCTTAACATGCCAAATAGAAGTGGGAAAAAAATAGTCAAGGCTATGATAACTGATGGGACAGGTATAATGGAAGTCTTATGGTTTGGTATGCCCTATATAAGTAAGTCACTTAAAGTAGGAGAAGAATATATATTTATTGGACAAACTAAAAAATCTAATCTTTTTCAATTTATTAATCCTGAATATAAATTATATAAAGGACAAGAAAAAGAAACAGCTAAAGAAATTTTACCAATATATAGTTCAAATAAAAGTATTACTCAAAATAATTTAAGAAAAATAATTAAGAAATTTTTAGAAAACTTTTTAAAATACTTTGAAGAAAATATTCCTAATGATTTAGTTAAAGGATATAAAGAGATTTTTGAAAGAACTCAAGCAATTAAAAATATACATTTTCCTGAATCAGTTCAAGCAATAGAAGCAGCTAATCTAAGATTTGCAACAGAAGAACTACTAATTTTAGAATTGGGCATACTTAAAAATAGATTTATTGTAGATAGTTTAAACACAAAGAAATATGAGATTGAAGGAAAAAAAGAAAAAGTAAAAAAGTTTCTAGAACTTCTACCATTTGAATTAACTAGAGCTCAAAAAAAGGTTATAAAAGAAATCTATGATGAGATTTCAGATGGAAAAATTGTGAATAGACTTGTGCAAGGAGATGTTGGAAGTGGGAAAACTGCAGTTGCAACAGTTATGCTTATCTATATGGCAGAGAATGGCTATCAAGGAGCATTGATGGCACCGACAGAAATTCTAGCTAATCAACATTATTTAGGTATGAAAGAAAGACTTGAAAAAATAGGTTTAAGAGTAGGTTTATTGACTTCTAGTATAAAAGGTAAGAAAAAAACTGAGATATTAGAAGCCATTGCTAATGGAGATATTGACATAGTTATAGGAACTCATTCTTTGATAGAAGATAATGTAGTATTTAAAAAATTAGGTCTTATAGTTATAGATGAACAACATAGATTTGGTGTAAATCAAAGAAATAAATTAAGAGAAAAAGGTTTCTTAGGCAATCTTTTAGTTATGACTGCTACTCCTATCCCTCGTTCATTGGCTTTAAGTATCTATGGAGATTTAGATTTATCAATAATAGATGAGTTACCACCAGGAAGAACTCCTATAAAAACAAAATGGATAGCTAATGATAAAGACTTATCAATAATGTATGATTTTATCTATAAAAAAGTAAATAGTGGAAATCAAGCATATTTTGTTGCACCACTTATTGAAACAAGTGATAAGATGGCTTTAAAATCTGTAGATAAAGTTTCAGAAGAAATAGAAAGAAGATTCTCAGATAAGAAAATTGGAATAATTCATGGAAAGATGAAAGCTAAAGAAAAAGATGAAGTTATGCTTAAATTTAAAAATAAAGAATACGATATCTTAATAGCAACGACAGTTATTGAAGTTGGTATAGATGTGCCAGCCTCTACTATTATGACTATTTATAATGCTGAAAGGTTTGGACTGTCTGCTCTACATCAACTTAGAGGAAGAGTTGGGAGAGGCTCAAAACAATCATATTGTTTTTTAATTTCTGATTCAACTACTGAAAACTCTAAACAAAGATTATCTATTATGGAAAAAACAGAAGATGGATTTATAATAGCTGAAGAAGATTTGAAATTAAGAAATTCAGGTGAAATCTTTGGTTTGAGACAAAGTGGATTTAGTGATTTAAAATTTATAGATATTATATATGATAGTAAGACTATAAAAGATGTTAGAGATTTATGTATAGCTTACTTAAAGAAAAATAAAGGTAAAATTAAAAATGAATTTTTAAAATATGATATAGAAAGAAAATTCTCAGACTTACAATCAGGGAATTAA
- the alr gene encoding alanine racemase, with protein MRTWVEIDKENLKYNILKLKELANNREVLGVVKANAYGLGSVEIAKILQEVGVNFFGLANLEEAIELQEAGINANFLILGASFEDELVEATKRGIHTAISSMQQLRFLVENNLNPNIHLKFDTGMTRLGFEVDEAEEVINFCKTNNLNLAGIFTHLSDSDGNTIDTKNFTLEQIEKFKNIVKDLDLKYIHISNSAGITNFHENILGNLVRAGIAMYSFTGNKKTPYLKNVFTIKSKVLFTKKVNKDSFVSYGRHYTLPADSTYAVIPIGYADGLKKYLTKGGYVLINNHRCEIIGNICMDMTMVRIPKELEKTIKISDEVTVINADIIDNLNIPELCVWEFMTGIGRRVKRIIV; from the coding sequence ATGAGAACTTGGGTTGAAATTGACAAAGAGAATCTAAAGTACAATATTTTAAAACTTAAGGAACTTGCAAATAATAGAGAGGTTCTTGGAGTAGTTAAAGCTAATGCCTATGGATTAGGTTCTGTGGAAATTGCTAAAATTTTACAAGAGGTAGGAGTCAATTTTTTTGGACTTGCTAATCTTGAGGAAGCAATAGAATTACAAGAAGCGGGTATAAATGCTAACTTTTTAATTTTAGGTGCAAGTTTTGAAGATGAACTAGTTGAAGCTACTAAAAGAGGTATACACACTGCTATTAGTTCTATGCAGCAACTAAGATTTTTAGTGGAAAATAATTTAAATCCTAATATACATTTAAAATTTGATACAGGTATGACAAGATTAGGTTTTGAAGTTGATGAAGCTGAAGAAGTAATAAATTTCTGTAAAACTAATAACTTAAATCTAGCTGGAATTTTTACTCATCTGTCAGATAGTGATGGTAATACTATAGACACTAAGAATTTTACCTTAGAGCAAATTGAAAAGTTTAAAAATATAGTAAAGGACTTAGATTTAAAATATATACACATTTCTAATAGTGCCGGTATAACTAATTTTCATGAAAATATTTTAGGAAATCTTGTAAGGGCTGGTATAGCTATGTATTCTTTCACAGGTAACAAGAAAACTCCTTATTTAAAAAATGTATTTACTATAAAGTCAAAAGTTCTATTTACAAAAAAAGTTAATAAAGACTCTTTTGTATCTTATGGTAGACACTATACTCTTCCAGCTGACTCAACTTATGCAGTTATACCTATAGGTTATGCAGATGGTTTAAAAAAATATCTAACTAAGGGTGGCTATGTTTTAATAAATAATCATAGATGCGAAATAATAGGTAATATCTGTATGGATATGACTATGGTAAGAATACCTAAAGAACTTGAAAAAACTATAAAAATTTCTGATGAAGTTACAGTTATAAATGCTGATATCATAGATAATTTAAATATTCCAGAACTTTGTGTATGGGAGTTTATGACAGGTATAGGTAGAAGAGTTAAAAGAATTATAGTTTAA
- a CDS encoding YebC/PmpR family DNA-binding transcriptional regulator yields the protein MSGHSKWNNIQHRKGAQDKKRAKLFTKFGRELTIAAKEGGSDPNFNPRLRLAIEKAKAGNMPKDILERAIKKGSGELEGVDFTEMRYEGYGPAGTAFIVEAVTDNKNRTASEMRMTFSRKDGNLGADGAVSWMFKKKGIITVKSEGIDTDEFMMAALEAGAEDVEESDGVFEVTTEYTEFQTVLENLKNAGYQYEEAEITMIPENTVEITDLETAKKVMALYDALEDLDDSQNVYSNFDISDEILEQLD from the coding sequence GTGTCTGGACATAGTAAATGGAATAATATACAACATAGAAAAGGTGCTCAAGATAAGAAAAGAGCAAAGTTATTTACAAAATTTGGAAGAGAGTTAACAATTGCAGCTAAGGAAGGAGGAAGTGATCCTAATTTCAACCCAAGACTTAGACTAGCAATAGAAAAAGCTAAAGCAGGAAATATGCCGAAAGATATTCTAGAAAGAGCTATTAAAAAAGGTTCTGGAGAATTAGAAGGTGTAGATTTTACAGAAATGAGATATGAAGGTTATGGTCCTGCAGGAACTGCATTCATAGTTGAGGCTGTAACAGATAATAAAAATAGAACAGCGTCTGAAATGAGAATGACATTTTCTCGTAAAGATGGAAATCTTGGAGCTGATGGAGCAGTATCTTGGATGTTTAAGAAGAAAGGAATCATAACTGTAAAATCTGAAGGTATAGATACAGACGAGTTTATGATGGCAGCATTGGAAGCAGGAGCAGAAGATGTTGAAGAGAGTGATGGAGTTTTTGAAGTTACAACTGAATATACAGAATTTCAAACAGTTTTAGAAAACTTAAAGAATGCTGGTTATCAATATGAAGAAGCTGAAATTACTATGATACCTGAAAATACTGTTGAAATTACTGATTTAGAAACAGCAAAAAAAGTTATGGCTCTTTATGATGCTTTAGAAGATTTAGATGATTCTCAAAATGTTTACTCAAACTTTGATATTTCAGATGAAATATTAGAACAATTAGATTAG
- a CDS encoding DegV family EDD domain-containing protein, with amino-acid sequence MKIEIKVLTPLRLTKLFIAASRWLLKYADVLNDLNVYPVPDGDTGTNMSMTLQSVENALIGLQTEPKMEELVDIISEAVLLGARGNSGTILSQIIQGFLDEVRDTEEITIPKAARAFVSAKERAYMAVSQPVEGTILTVIRKVSEAAIAYEGPKDNFIPFLVHLKNAAAEAVDDTPNLLPKLKEAGVVDAGGKGIFYVLEGFEKSVTDPEMLKDLARIANSQVNRKQKLEYVNKNEIKFKYCTEFIIESGDFDLEEYKAKIQQLGDSMVVAQTRKKTKTHIHTNHPGQVLEIAGALGNLNNMKIENMEIQHNHVLVKEEELNGGKALVVEEEETVKLLFNEKNIENNVAVYAVVDNKNIAELFLKDGAAATLIGGQTKNPSVADIEDGLKKISAKTIYILPNNKNIIASAKLAAQRDKRDIIVIDTKTMLEGYYFTKNRKMNLQSLLRQLKFNNSIEITKAVRDTKVNNIEIKVGDHIALVNGALTERAETLEDLIKIVCDKYINDKTLSLTVVKGKTATEEANKIITAKNLKKFYMYDGEQDNYSYYIYLEQRDPSLSKIAILTDSASDLTHEMIEGLDITIIPVRLRIGENNYKDGVDITKKEFWHKLITEKVVPKTAQPSPAEFRDYYEELFNKGYEKIISIHMSSKMSGTQQVAKVAREMIKREKDIIIVDSKSVTFGQAYQVLEAAKMAKEDAKLETILARLYEIADKMKVYFAVSDLTYLEKGGRIGRASSMIGSLLKLRPVLKIEDGEVTLETKTFGERGAISYMEKIIKNEGKNSIYLYTAWGGTNQELQSTDILKKTADTMRKIEYKGRFEIGATIGSHSGPVFGIGIISKIR; translated from the coding sequence ATGAAGATAGAAATAAAAGTTTTAACACCACTTAGGTTAACTAAATTATTTATAGCAGCAAGTAGATGGCTTTTAAAATATGCTGATGTTTTAAATGACTTAAATGTCTACCCAGTTCCTGATGGAGATACAGGAACAAATATGTCTATGACATTACAATCTGTAGAAAATGCTTTAATAGGTTTACAAACTGAGCCTAAAATGGAAGAGCTTGTAGATATAATTTCTGAAGCTGTTCTATTAGGGGCAAGAGGAAACTCAGGAACAATCTTATCTCAAATTATTCAAGGATTCTTAGATGAAGTTAGAGATACAGAAGAAATTACTATTCCTAAAGCTGCAAGAGCATTTGTTTCTGCAAAAGAAAGAGCATATATGGCTGTTAGTCAACCAGTTGAAGGAACAATACTTACTGTTATAAGAAAAGTTTCTGAAGCAGCAATAGCTTATGAAGGTCCAAAAGATAATTTTATACCTTTCTTAGTTCATTTAAAAAATGCTGCTGCTGAAGCCGTTGATGATACTCCTAATCTTCTACCTAAATTAAAAGAAGCTGGAGTTGTTGATGCAGGAGGAAAAGGGATTTTCTATGTACTTGAAGGGTTTGAAAAATCTGTAACAGATCCTGAAATGCTAAAAGATTTAGCTAGAATAGCAAATTCTCAAGTAAACAGAAAGCAAAAACTTGAATATGTAAATAAAAATGAAATAAAATTTAAATATTGTACTGAGTTTATAATAGAATCAGGAGATTTTGATTTAGAAGAATATAAGGCAAAAATTCAACAACTTGGAGATTCTATGGTTGTTGCACAAACAAGAAAGAAAACTAAGACACATATACATACTAACCATCCTGGACAAGTCTTAGAAATAGCTGGAGCTTTAGGAAACTTAAACAATATGAAAATTGAAAATATGGAAATTCAACATAACCATGTTTTAGTTAAAGAAGAAGAATTAAATGGTGGAAAAGCTCTTGTAGTTGAAGAGGAAGAAACAGTTAAATTACTATTTAACGAAAAAAATATTGAAAATAATGTAGCTGTCTATGCTGTGGTAGATAATAAAAACATAGCTGAACTTTTCTTAAAAGATGGAGCTGCTGCAACTTTAATTGGAGGACAAACTAAAAACCCTTCTGTTGCAGATATAGAAGATGGATTGAAAAAGATTAGTGCAAAAACTATATACATACTACCTAATAACAAAAATATCATTGCTAGTGCAAAATTAGCTGCACAAAGAGATAAAAGAGATATTATAGTTATAGATACAAAGACAATGTTAGAAGGATATTATTTCACTAAAAATAGAAAAATGAATCTTCAAAGTCTGTTAAGACAATTGAAATTCAATAATTCTATTGAAATTACAAAGGCTGTTAGAGATACTAAAGTAAATAATATAGAAATTAAAGTTGGAGATCATATAGCTCTTGTAAATGGTGCTTTGACAGAAAGAGCAGAAACTCTTGAAGATTTAATTAAAATAGTATGTGACAAATATATAAATGATAAAACTTTATCTCTTACTGTAGTTAAAGGAAAAACAGCTACAGAAGAAGCTAATAAAATTATTACTGCTAAGAATTTAAAGAAATTCTATATGTATGATGGAGAACAAGATAACTATTCTTATTATATCTACTTAGAACAAAGAGATCCTAGTCTATCGAAGATAGCTATCTTAACAGATTCAGCTTCAGATTTAACTCATGAAATGATAGAAGGACTGGATATAACTATCATACCTGTAAGACTTAGAATAGGTGAAAACAACTATAAAGATGGTGTTGATATAACAAAGAAAGAATTCTGGCATAAACTTATAACTGAAAAGGTTGTTCCAAAAACTGCTCAACCTTCTCCAGCAGAATTTAGAGATTATTATGAAGAACTATTTAATAAAGGATACGAAAAAATAATTTCTATTCATATGTCTAGTAAGATGAGTGGAACTCAACAAGTTGCAAAAGTTGCAAGAGAAATGATAAAAAGGGAAAAAGATATAATTATAGTTGATTCTAAGTCTGTAACATTTGGTCAAGCTTATCAAGTGCTTGAAGCTGCAAAAATGGCTAAAGAGGATGCAAAACTTGAAACTATACTAGCAAGACTTTATGAAATTGCAGATAAAATGAAAGTATACTTTGCAGTAAGTGATTTAACTTACTTAGAAAAAGGTGGAAGAATTGGAAGAGCTTCTTCAATGATAGGAAGTCTTTTAAAATTAAGACCAGTTCTAAAAATTGAAGATGGTGAAGTTACTCTTGAAACTAAGACTTTTGGAGAAAGAGGAGCTATATCTTACATGGAAAAAATTATTAAAAATGAAGGTAAAAATAGTATCTATCTATACACAGCTTGGGGAGGAACTAACCAAGAATTACAAAGTACAGATATCTTAAAGAAAACAGCAGATACTATGAGAAAAATAGAATATAAAGGAAGATTTGAAATAGGAGCTACTATAGGTAGTCATAGTGGACCTGTCTTTGGTATTGGTATTATATCTAAAATTAGATAA
- a CDS encoding phosphatidylglycerophosphatase A, with the protein MSGHNHKLIKNLATCFGLGEMSFMPGTFGTLGGIPIFLFLTYIKRFFINVMVYNSFYLVFLVTFFAIAVYVSDICEKEIFKKEDPQAVVIDEVLGFLTTLFLINPVGVKATLIAMGLAFVIFRILDITKIGPIYKSQNFGNGVGVVLDDFLAGIIGNFILVIIWTKFFY; encoded by the coding sequence ATGTCAGGACATAATCATAAACTTATAAAAAACCTAGCCACTTGCTTCGGTTTAGGAGAAATGTCATTTATGCCAGGAACATTTGGAACTCTTGGAGGAATACCAATATTTTTATTCTTAACATATATTAAAAGATTTTTCATAAATGTAATGGTTTACAACTCATTTTACTTAGTATTTTTAGTTACATTCTTTGCTATAGCAGTTTATGTATCAGATATATGTGAAAAAGAAATATTTAAAAAAGAAGATCCACAAGCAGTTGTAATTGACGAAGTTCTTGGGTTCTTGACTACCTTATTTTTAATCAATCCTGTCGGGGTAAAAGCAACTTTAATTGCTATGGGATTGGCATTTGTAATTTTTAGAATATTAGATATAACTAAAATAGGACCTATATATAAATCACAAAATTTTGGAAATGGTGTAGGAGTAGTCTTAGATGATTTCTTAGCTGGAATTATAGGTAATTTTATTCTAGTAATTATCTGGACAAAATTTTTCTATTAA
- a CDS encoding CinA family nicotinamide mononucleotide deamidase-related protein produces the protein MKAGIFLVGTELLNGATIDTNSIYIAEELNKYGIEIEFKMTVRDVMDEIVKALKYAKKNVDLVILTGGLGPTDDDITKEAMAKFLKKKLIIDEKEKAELLKKYKSYGNLNKTNFKEIEKPEGAISFKNDVGMAPAVYVDGLVAFPGFPNELKNMFPKFLKHYVKENNLKTQIYIKDIITYGIGESTLENTVKDLFTEEGIFYEFLVKDYGTLIRLQTSSENKKNVEKIVKKLYNRISEFIIGEDTDRLENSIYECLNSGKKPLTISTAESCTGGMIASKLIEVPGISENFMESIVSYSNEAKIKRLKVKKETLEKYGAVSEEVAREMLAGLKTDVAISTTGIAGPGGGTKEKPVGLVYIGIRVKDEVKIFRRELKGDRNKIRQRAMMHALYNLLKILK, from the coding sequence ATGAAAGCAGGAATATTTTTAGTAGGAACAGAATTATTAAATGGAGCGACAATAGATACAAATAGTATCTATATAGCAGAAGAATTAAATAAATATGGAATAGAAATAGAATTTAAAATGACAGTTAGAGATGTCATGGATGAAATAGTAAAAGCTTTAAAATATGCTAAAAAGAATGTTGATTTAGTTATTTTAACAGGGGGATTAGGACCTACTGATGATGATATAACTAAGGAAGCAATGGCAAAGTTTTTAAAGAAAAAATTAATAATTGATGAAAAAGAAAAAGCAGAGCTTTTAAAGAAATATAAAAGTTATGGAAATTTAAATAAAACTAATTTTAAGGAAATTGAAAAGCCTGAAGGAGCTATTAGCTTTAAAAATGATGTAGGTATGGCACCAGCAGTTTATGTTGATGGGTTAGTTGCCTTTCCAGGTTTTCCAAATGAATTAAAAAATATGTTTCCTAAATTTTTAAAACATTATGTTAAAGAAAATAATTTAAAAACTCAAATATATATCAAAGATATAATTACTTATGGTATAGGAGAAAGTACCCTTGAAAATACTGTAAAAGATTTATTTACCGAAGAAGGTATATTCTATGAATTCTTAGTTAAAGACTATGGAACTCTAATAAGACTACAAACAAGTAGTGAAAACAAAAAGAATGTAGAAAAAATTGTTAAAAAATTATATAATAGAATATCTGAGTTCATAATTGGAGAAGACACTGATAGACTAGAAAATTCAATTTATGAATGCTTAAACTCAGGTAAAAAACCACTTACAATTTCAACAGCAGAGTCTTGTACAGGTGGAATGATAGCTAGTAAGTTGATTGAAGTTCCAGGAATATCTGAAAACTTTATGGAAAGTATAGTTTCTTATTCAAATGAAGCTAAGATAAAAAGATTGAAAGTAAAAAAAGAAACTTTAGAAAAATATGGAGCTGTGAGTGAAGAAGTAGCAAGAGAAATGCTTGCAGGTCTAAAGACAGATGTTGCAATTTCAACTACTGGAATAGCTGGTCCAGGTGGAGGAACAAAAGAAAAACCTGTTGGGCTTGTATATATTGGAATTAGAGTAAAAGATGAAGTAAAGATTTTTAGAAGAGAATTAAAAGGTGATAGAAATAAAATAAGACAAAGAGCAATGATGCATGCTCTTTATAACTTATTAAAAATATTAAAATAA
- a CDS encoding helix-turn-helix domain-containing protein produces the protein MTIGEKLKKSRNDKGMSLRELATKVDLSASFLSQIEQGKASPSIENLKKIAHTLDVRVAYLIEDEEDDIRNIEYVKAANVRYIESIDSNIKMGILLASNKEKNMEPIIYEIGVDGESGRDYYSHGNSEEFIYILEGELEVYVANKKYKLAKGDSLYFKSSLNHRFKNTSKKEVKALWVVSPPTF, from the coding sequence ATGACTATAGGTGAGAAATTAAAGAAAAGTAGAAACGATAAAGGAATGTCTTTAAGAGAACTTGCAACAAAAGTAGATTTATCAGCAAGTTTCTTATCTCAAATTGAACAAGGAAAAGCTTCTCCTTCAATAGAAAATTTAAAAAAGATAGCTCATACCTTAGATGTTAGAGTAGCATATCTTATTGAAGATGAAGAAGACGATATTAGAAATATTGAGTACGTTAAGGCTGCAAATGTAAGATATATAGAAAGTATTGATTCAAATATCAAAATGGGAATTTTACTTGCAAGCAACAAAGAAAAAAATATGGAACCTATAATTTATGAAATAGGTGTAGACGGAGAAAGTGGAAGAGACTATTATAGTCATGGTAATTCAGAAGAATTTATATATATATTAGAAGGTGAACTAGAAGTATATGTGGCTAATAAAAAATATAAATTAGCAAAGGGTGATAGTCTATATTTCAAATCTAGTTTAAACCATAGATTTAAAAATACTTCAAAAAAAGAAGTAAAAGCACTGTGGGTAGTTAGCCCACCAACATTCTAA
- the trpS gene encoding tryptophan--tRNA ligase — translation MKRSLSGIQPSGILHIGNYFGAMKQFVDLQSDYDGFYFIADYHSLTSLTSPETLRENTYNIVLDYLAIGLDPSKSTIFLQSNVPEHTELTWLLSNITPIGLLERGHSYKDKTAKGIPANTGLLTYPVLMAADILIYDSDVVPVGKDQKQHLEMTRDIAMKFNQQYGVEFFKLPEPLILDDSAIVPGTDGQKMSKSYNNTINMFVTKKKLKEQVMSIVTDSTPLEEPKNPDNNIAKLYALFNNIDKQNELKEKFLAGNFGYGHAKTELLNSILEHFAVAREKREELVKDMDYVKDVLNEGSKKARAIAIEKIQKAKEIVGLVGNIY, via the coding sequence ATGAAAAGAAGTTTATCTGGAATACAACCAAGTGGAATCTTACATATAGGAAATTACTTTGGTGCAATGAAACAATTTGTAGATTTACAAAGTGATTATGATGGTTTCTATTTTATTGCTGACTATCATTCTTTAACATCGCTTACTAGTCCTGAAACATTAAGGGAAAATACATATAATATAGTTTTAGATTATCTTGCTATTGGGCTTGATCCAAGTAAATCAACTATATTTTTACAATCTAATGTCCCTGAACATACAGAATTGACATGGCTTCTTTCAAATATAACTCCTATTGGACTTTTAGAAAGAGGACATTCATATAAAGATAAAACAGCTAAGGGAATACCTGCAAACACAGGACTTTTAACTTATCCCGTATTGATGGCAGCAGACATTTTAATCTATGACTCAGATGTAGTTCCTGTTGGTAAGGATCAAAAGCAACATTTAGAAATGACTAGAGATATTGCTATGAAATTCAATCAACAATATGGAGTAGAATTCTTTAAACTACCTGAACCATTAATTTTAGATGATTCTGCTATTGTTCCTGGAACTGATGGACAAAAAATGAGTAAATCATATAATAATACTATTAATATGTTTGTTACTAAGAAAAAATTAAAAGAACAAGTTATGAGTATAGTTACTGACTCTACTCCACTTGAAGAACCAAAAAATCCTGACAATAATATTGCAAAACTATATGCTTTATTTAATAATATAGATAAACAAAATGAATTAAAAGAAAAATTCTTAGCTGGTAATTTTGGTTATGGACATGCAAAAACTGAATTATTAAATTCTATCTTAGAGCATTTTGCAGTTGCTAGAGAAAAAAGAGAAGAACTTGTAAAAGATATGGACTATGTTAAAGATGTTTTAAATGAAGGGTCTAAAAAAGCAAGAGCTATAGCTATAGAAAAAATTCAAAAAGCTAAAGAAATTGTTGGATTAGTAGGAAATATTTATTAA